A window from Drosophila yakuba strain Tai18E2 chromosome 3L, Prin_Dyak_Tai18E2_2.1, whole genome shotgun sequence encodes these proteins:
- the LOC6533487 gene encoding uncharacterized protein LOC6533487, translating to MQVHQAVFGAAVLGMLLAIGGSLPVLDASSGIDNATIEELRASVNDTPKNLYVVKAVVYEIGILTEVGENDTSFESQERVDLTFYDTHSNKSHIDLGNIPLPIQTNVTGQVLTGIAPVNLGAFSSPQELLETLPLTGSIVNITHSDTAFYQLSRSNTSAADKPQILDQDALSKLTHAAQLFPPSSQIGQSVPVNPAADNEVPQTEPED from the exons ATGCAGGTCCACCAGGCTGTGTTTGGTGCCGCCGTGCTCGGCATGCTGTTGGCCATCGGAGGCTCCCTGCCCGTGCTGGATGCCAGCTCCGGCATCGACAACGCCACCATCGAGGAGCTGAGGGCCAGCGTCAACGATACCCCCAAGAATCT CTATGTGGTCAAGGCGGTGGTCTATGAGATCGGCATCCTGACGGAGGTGGGCGAGAATGACACCAGTTTCGAGAGCCAGGAGCGCGTGGATCTGACCTTCTACGACACGCACAGCAACAAGAGCCACATTGATCTGGGCAACATTCCGCTGCCCATCCAGACAAACGTCACCGGTCAAGTGCTGACCGGCATTGCGCCCGTGAATCTGGGAGCCTTCAGCAGTCCCCAAGAACTCCTGGAAACCCTGCCCCTGACCGGCAGCATTGTGAACATCACGCACAGCGACACCGCCTTCTATCAACTGAGCAGATCGAACACCAGTGCCGCCGACAAGCCACAGATCCTGGATCAGGATGCGCTGTCCAAGCTCACGCATGCGGCCCAGTTGTTCCCACCATCGTCCCAAATTGGGCAGTCAGTGCCAGTGAACCCAGCCGCCGATAACGAGGTGCCCCAGACGGAGCCCGAGGATTAG
- the LOC6533488 gene encoding uncharacterized protein LOC6533488 — MTEVDVVLPEGVAEPTTKLASASSSPKQSKPSADDDEQQVTTVDEKEQVVEEQQEEVEHLEDVPSNEKLELLSAGDKDIVKEDVAQASPQAPVPDEIMEVDGTEDVEENEVGNDDEDSQITSSSSKEPKLDEEEEEEATTNGDGDHEPEDEDEAEKIGSTAENSCEAEDPLGAVTVQENELDSGKKPHLDGEESVASDGVVEEEPPAKQENGFGASPKQKENGQASIAEARAAIAPSDGGVVNLDEDSDEEMEDITEHKEPAKPTEQAAKPASSSGGESSDDAVLIASDSDTEAPAPPPPIKKLPPVVKATPPPPVQDDEDDDDDDCVVIEDDTPPSISPSGKRKSDLDDPQLQQPSHKRQRSSTPSGMGQLTIKDARSLMPLDGSPSSVSGPRDSVYPVTITNAVTGAATNLGVVPPKLVPMTGGMSASPVQLNPPTLSLTGLPSMTNNANLLPGLTDDMFVLEAPSFIVPYIYEKPPRENICEVVKAIETKYALSPEDLAEADKGDEFDMMTEQNKEDKPADAADESGKKKKKKRGDDESWSEQSDDDDDEDDDDDSESGVRTKVLIKEANDDLSALKVAIKPAAALATAGGVSVNNPGGNKPGQENYFESPLGKFFMDIGVGLVQEYVQSDLLRLQKRKMRKAQVQNSKEFEMAINALSGNLQASKTKNAPFKFRMKRCEFCNFKSESAMAMANHYETPHMNGVLYKCNFCTFEIRNATEIVYHMEAVHNIKARLIKPLPYHQCPNCGFEDNGKAKLARHQPVCAKKFRPELNLAPPNDWEAPAKIPRIKPRHGLVGTATAYQAMAAQAAAQKAALANIQQQQAAAQARNNLQAALAAQNAAKMRQRAPQPPKQNMVRNPAPVRGGNAMNAGLSLPNSYQLAAGQLVQASKKPMAGQPSISITPLPRQSSVGAGAGASSSKAPQAATGMKPGQSPSGNNKAQFVICEICDGYIKDLEQLRNHMQWMHKVKIHPKMIYNRPPLNCQKCQFRFFTDQGLERHLLGSHGLVTSSMQEAANKGKDAGRCPVCGRMYQWKLLNHVSRDHHMTLKPAHLSYKCTVCTATFGMYKQFETHVYTAHSTVARKAMDSKKNSAQSSGSGSGAGMSRSSLGAANDSLLKPLKINDEITIIPQPASKPRITNMESHVID; from the exons ATGACTGAAGTCGATGTCGTTTTGCCGGAGGGCGTGGCCGAGCCCACGACAAAGCTTGCCAGCGCATCAAGTTCCCCAAAACAGAGTAAACCATCAGCAGATGACGATGAGCAGCAGGTCACAACAGTGGACGAGAAGGAGCAAGTGgtcgaggagcagcaggaggaggtggagcacCTGGAGGATGTCCCTTCCAATGAGAAGCTCGAGCTGCTTTCTGCGGGCGACAAGGACATCGTTAAAGAGGATGTGGCCCAGGCATCTCCACAAGCTCCAGTGCCGGACGAGATAATGGAGGTGGATGGGACCGAAGACGTGGAGGAAAACGAAGTGGGGAACGACGACGAAGACTCACAGAttaccagcagcagctcgaAGGAGCCCAAACTGGatgaggaagaggaggaggaggctaCCACAAACGGAGATGGGGATCACGAGCCAGAGGACGAAGACGAGGCCGAGAAGATCGGTAGCACAGCGGAAAACAGCTGCGAGGCTGAAGATCCACTGGGAGCAGTCACAGTTCAGGAGAATGAACTAGATAGCGGAAAGAAACCGCATCTAGATGGCGAGGAGAGTGTGGCCAGCGACGGGGTCGTCGAGGAAGAGCCACCAGCAAAGCAGGAGAACGGGTTTGGGGCTAGTCCCAAGCAGAAGGAAAACGGCCAAGCCAGCATAGCAGAGGCCAGGGCGGCAATAGCTCCCTCCGATGGTGGTGTGGTCAACCTGGACGAGGACAGTGACGAGGAAATGGAGGATATAACGGAGCACAAGGAGCCGGCCAAGCCCACAGAACAGGCAGCCAAACCAGCTTCTTCCAGTGGTGGCGAATCCTCCGACGATGCTGTTCTGATAGCCTCTGATTCCGATACGGAGGCGCcagctccaccgccgccaATAAAGAAACTCCCGCCAGTTGTCAAGGCCACCCCTCCGCCGCCCGTGCAGGATGATgaggacgatgacgacgacgactgcgTCGTGATTGAGGATGACACACCGCCAAGTATTTCGCCCAGCGGCAAGCGCAAGAGCGACCTGGATGACCCGCAGCTTCAACAGCCCAGCCACAAGAGACAGCGTAGTTCGACGCCCTCGGGAATGGGCCAGCTTACCATCAAGGATGCCCGCTCTTTGATGCCTCTCGATGGCAGTCCGAGCTCTGTGTCGGGTCCCCGAGATTCTGTCTACCCGGTGACCATAACGAATGCTGTGACTGGAGCGGCCACCAATTTGGGTGTTGTGCCGCCCAAGCTAGTTCCCATGACGGGCGGCATGAGCGCCAGTCCAGTGCAGCTAAATCCGCCAACGTTATCGCTAACTGGGCTGCCCAGCATGACCAACAACGCCAACCTTCTGCCCGGACTCACCGACGATATGTTCGTCTTGGAAGCGCCCTCCTTCATTGTACCCTACATCTATGAAAAACCACCACGGGAAAACATCTGCGAGGTCGTCAAGGCAATCGAAACCAAGTATGCGCTGTCTCCTGAGGATTTGGCCGAGGCAGACAAGGGCGACGAGTTCGACATGATGACCGAGCAAAACAAAGAGGACAAGCCAGCGGACGCGGCCGATGAGAGCGgcaagaagaaaaagaaaaaacgtGGTGACGACGAGTCCTGGTCGGAGCAGtctgacgatgatgatgacgaggacgacgacgacgactcgGAGTCGGGAGTGCGAACTAAGGTGCTGATCAAGGAGGCAAACGACGACCTGAGCGCCTTAAAGGTGGCCATCAAGCCTGCCGCCGCCTTGGCAACAGCGGGCGGAGTGTCGGTAAACAATCCGGGAGGCAACAAGCCAGGACAGGAGAACTACTTTGAGAGTCCGTTGGGCAAGTTCTTTATGGACATTGGAGTAGGTCTGGTGCAGGAGTACGTTCAGTCGGATCTGTTGCGTCTGCAGAAGCGCAAGATGCGTAAGGCGCAGGTACAAAATTCCAAGGAGTTTGAGATGGCCATCAATGCGCTGTCTGGCAACCTGCAGGcatcaaaaacgaaaaacgcgCCCTTCAAGTTCAGAATGAAGCGATGCGAGTTCTGCAACTTCAAGTCGGAGTCTGCCATGGCGATGGCCAATCATTACGAGACGCCGCATATGAACGGAGTGCTGTACAAGTGTAACTTCTGCACGTTTGAGATACGGAACGCCACGGAGATTGTCTACCACATGGAGGCGGTGCACAACATAAAGGCGCGATTAATAAAGCCACTGCCCTACCACCAGTGTCCCAACTGCGGCTTTGAGGATAATGGAAAGGCAAAGCTGGCCCGTCATCAGCCTGTATGCGCCAAGAAGTTCCGGCCGGAGCTAAACCTGGCGCCGCCAAACGACTGGGAAGCACCGGCCAAGATACCGCGCATCAAGCCACGTCATGGTCTTGTGGGCACTGCCACCGCCTATCAG GCTATGGCTGCACAGGCAGCCGCACAAAAGGCCGCTTTGGCTAacatccagcagcagcaagcggCGGCGCAGGCGAGGAATAACCTTCAGGCCGCGTTAGCTGCCCAGAATGCGGCCAAGATGCGTCAGCGAGCCCCACAGCCACCCAAACAGAACATGGTGCGAAATCCGGCGCCTGTGCGCGGAGGCAACGCGATGAATGCAGGACTCTCGTTGCCCAACAGCTATCAGCTGGCTGCCGGACAGCTTGTCCAG GCGTCCAAGAAGCCGATGGCCGGACAGCCCAGCATCTCGATAACGCCATTACCTCGACAGAGCTCGGTGGGTGCCGGAGCGGGAGCCTCGTCCAGCAAGGCGCCACAAGCGGCTACAGGAATGAAGCCCGGTCAGAGTCCCAGCGGTAATAACAAGGCACAATTTGTTATCTGCGAGATATGCGACGGCTACATAAAGGATCTGGAGCAGCTGCGCAACCACATGCAGTGGATGCACAAAGTGAAG ATTCACCCGAAAATGATCTACAATAGGCCGCCTTTGAATTGCCAAAAGTGCCAGTTCCGGTTCTTTACGGATCAGGGATTGGAAAGACACTTGTTGGGCTCACATGGCTTGGTCACAAGTTCTATGCAGGAGGCTGCCAACAAGGGCAAGGATGCTGGTCGCTGTCCAGTCTGTGGAAGG ATGTACCAATGGAAACTGCTGAATCACGTGTCGCGCGATCATCATATGACCCTGAAGCCCGCTCACCTGTCCTACAAGTGCACCGTTTGCACGGCGACCTTCGGCATGTACAAACAATTTGAGACGCACGTTTACACCGCTCACAGTACCGTGGCCAGAAAGGCGATGGACAGCAAGAAGAACAGTGCGCAGTCCAGCGGTTCGGGATCTGGGGCAGGGATGTCGCGCAGTTCGTTGGGAGCGGCCAATGACTCTCTGCTGAAGCCACTTAAGATAAACGATGAGATCACCATCATACCACAGCCCGCATCGAAGCCACGCATCACAAATATGGAGAGTCATGTCATAG ATTAA
- the LOC6533489 gene encoding uncharacterized protein KIAA1143 homolog isoform X1, with amino-acid sequence MSKRNITYVKPQEPSFLAKLKAEIGYKEGPTVETKRQRLDPQDQEDYDSEEDSREDEQPQVVVLKPGDLSAEEAKTEKLLASKELAEKRADLTQPIVFKQRVKQPNIEKNKPESEANRKSEKSSTKTSKTKKPKAASSKLSFNEDEEDETSQD; translated from the exons ATGTCCAAGCGCAACATAACGTACGTCAAGCCGCAAGAACCGAGTTTTCTGGCAAAGTTAAAGGCTGAAATTGGCTACAAGGAGGGACCCACCGTAGAGACCAAG CGCCAGCGATTGGATCCGCAGGATCAGGAGGATTACGATTCTGAGGAGGATTCGCGGGAGGACGAACAGCCGCAGGTGGTCGTCCTTAAGCCGGGAGATCTATCCGCTGAAGAGGCCAAAACGGAGAAACTGTTGGCCTCCAAAG AATTAGCCGAAAAGCGAGCGGATCTGACTCAGCCAATAGTCTTCAAGCAGCGTGTCAAGCAGCCCAACATCGAGAAAAATAAGCCCGAATCCGAAGCCAACAGGAAGTCCGAAAAGTCCAGCACCAAGACCTCCAAGACCAAAAAGCCCAAGGCCGCCAGTAGTAAACTGTCCTTcaacgaggacgaggaggacgagACGTCCCAGGATTGA
- the LOC6533489 gene encoding uncharacterized protein LOC6533489 isoform X2: MCARVCLCIFANKNITVLRKQPFVAKLAEKRADLTQPIVFKQRVKQPNIEKNKPESEANRKSEKSSTKTSKTKKPKAASSKLSFNEDEEDETSQD, from the exons ATGTGTGCGCGCGTGTGCTTGTGCATTtttgccaataaaaatataacgGTATTGCGAAAACAGCCGTTTGTTGCAA AATTAGCCGAAAAGCGAGCGGATCTGACTCAGCCAATAGTCTTCAAGCAGCGTGTCAAGCAGCCCAACATCGAGAAAAATAAGCCCGAATCCGAAGCCAACAGGAAGTCCGAAAAGTCCAGCACCAAGACCTCCAAGACCAAAAAGCCCAAGGCCGCCAGTAGTAAACTGTCCTTcaacgaggacgaggaggacgagACGTCCCAGGATTGA